In the Ricinus communis isolate WT05 ecotype wild-type chromosome 3, ASM1957865v1, whole genome shotgun sequence genome, ATAACATAAACTAAAAGCCTCAAGAAACCAAAACTCACCCTTCTACGGTCACAGCTTATTCTTTGAAACACCACACCATTAATTGCAAACAAGAGTAAAACAGGCACGCAAGACTACAGCTGAGAATCCAAGCAAAGCAAAAGCAGTCACGTAGATGTAAGCATAGCGCTGATACACCCTAACCATGTCAGGCCTCAAAACACTTTGATCTGGTTGCAAATTAGATAAAGCATCAATCTTCGTCTGGCCATGTTTAAGCAAGTACAGGTCATAATGTATGATTTCCAAGTCCAGTAAATTCAACTCATATTGATACTGTGTCTTTGCCCACTTAGAAATTGTAGTTGTAAAGGTTAGGCCAAACACGATAGCAACCGATAAAGCAAGGAAAAAGGGGTACCACCATTTGTTGCAGGAGATGTTTGAGGGTCGAGAAATAGACAAGAAAACGATTCCTTGAGCGACAACATAGGAACTCACTGACCACATTAATTTAGTTTCAAGATGTCTTACTCTCTTCTCTTGCTTCTCGTTGATGCTAGTCAATTCTTTGTAGCTATGGCTAAGTTCTTCTAGCTTTGGATCCATCTCTCCGATCTTTAATCCCTTCGGTCTTGATCATGTCCAAAaggtaattaattatattagtattcTGTTTTAGAACAAACATAATATTGAGTAGTGAATTGACTTCTAATCCAAGaaatacaatttatttttgcaATTCAATGAGGTAGAAAGTCATACCATCCAAAACCAGTCCTAGCAAACTGAGCGGCTAGATTAATTTGTACTTGTAGGAGGAGAAATGAAGAGGAACTTCCTTCTCAAGAACCCAAGTTGACAAGCAAACCTGATTAATAATGGGGAGGTGGCCTGCAATTTGTTAAAAGTCAAGAATgcctcttttttttatatatataatgctGAGTATTCGTCCAGggaattttaagattttttaaaattatattcgTCGTTGTTGATAGGGCTCATAAATGGTATAAAACTAATGTTAAAGAGGACAGCTTGCCACATCATTTTCTTACTGACTTTCTCACTTAGCTGGTTTCCATTTGAAAAACCAACAAGAACGCTGCGTCGATATCGAAGGATAGGAAATAtctatataacttttttattgtCTCTACTATATACACTAATTCtatataaaactttttttttaaaaaaaaatattggctccttaatatattaataaataaaatttatttaaatttaatatatatatcacaactaataagagaataatacgtatatatatttatattttaacattgaataattgatatatactTCATCATGTGTCAATCATCTATTGATTTAGTGTATAAATGAtgatatatatcaattttaaaaaaaaaattcttccTCTCAATATTTATAGTACATCCGAAAGTAAAAtctattcaaaattataagaaaaaaaactgaaaaatactTTGTATCacaaatgaaatttaatttattataaaacccttaaaatatattcttcATAGGGAATATATATGAATGAAATAGTTATTTGAATGAAAACTTTAGGAGCTATATTCTCTTCGATCACGAGAGattatgtaattataaatttataatatatttagttaaaatttatatttttataaatttatataatttaattaaattaaaaattaatttaagatttttatataactaaatttaatttaaaattaattatatttaaattaaattttaataaaatatataaaatataattccatttttataagttaatatattttataacaataaaatatttttttaattttattatttttagtttttaatagaaaattgaaagccgaaaattaataaatgcatCCAAacataaatgttttaataaattcCAATCCAACTATGACTAggttatttaataattaataattgataGGTAATTAATCTTCCAATTGATAATTTATAGGTAATTAATTTTCCAATTGATACTCATTTTTTGGATTTACATTTCACCTTttctgaaatttctttttttaagaacACAAAAATAGAAGAGATTAAATCtacaaataatttagtatacCATGCAAATACTGCTCAGCAAGTACCATGATGTATAATAACAACATTAATAAGAGACAGAATATTTATCCCAAGCTATGGAAGTTTCTCCATTTGTCTTCTatacaaatacaccacttagAATTAGGAAAAGCATGGTTTATGTCGTATAGCTGGTCGTCGCTCGTACCTTATTTCCTAGTCCTTATATGTAATGGAAATGCTGTGTTGTTGtgattttattgaaataaaaagaaaatacgaGATAGGACGCATGGTCTCATCTCATGACTAGGAACAGGGTTCAGATGGAGCCATGCCCGTACCAACTACTGGACCATGAATTTCAGTGTGATTTTAAAGGATGATTTAGAACTTTTTCAGTACTTAATTATACTTATTTGATTAATCAAATGATTAATAGTTCATATTTTCTGAGGTTAACCCTTGCACTTTATTTTAGCGACAATTATCGTAATGAGAATATTAGAGGCAACAAAAACAGagatgtgtatatatatatatatatatatatatatatatatatatatataggcttTTCAGCAGGTGATAGAATTCTAAGATTGCGAGGTTTGTGTTCCTCTTGCAAAGATAGTATGGGTAATTTGTCATAAATTTCAGCCTCAATCTTGTCTCTTCCCTGCCACCAATTggaaataattatcttttattactctctaaaattgaatcaatttttttttttatattcttaattgccaaaatttcatttttcaattttgcACATGTTATTAgtatgtattttaaatttttaatcttgacactatattttaatattaattttaattttaacctcaaaataaaaataattaaatttattaagacAACGTGAATTCTAACGTTataattatctattattttttttatcattgtcGAAATACTGGCCACATtactaaatttaattgataactctatcaaaaattaaaattaaaattaatattgaaatataataatattaaaattaaaaatttaaaaattatatactagatttaaaaaaaaagtataaaagcTTTGACAATTAAGCTTTTTTATATGAATGTATGAGACGCTATTATGATGATTttgtttaaaagaaatatattaaagtaACAACTATCACTATTTTAAGTCATAAAagcaaaatgaaaataaaatacaccatgaatttgtaaatattatttcGCCCAAGTATTATGAGTTTCTCTCTTTCTAGGAACATTCTTCGTCCAAGTATTTTGCACTTAACCTTAGGAAAGAGTTTCTGCAGGTAACATGGTCAAAAGCTCCAAGTATACAGAAAAAGAATCCTCATCACAAACTTTCTACTACTattaacaacaataataatgacaCATATACACAGCAGAGCCAACATTaccacctccaccaccatAAAGATCCAATGCGAGAACCATAATTATTCCTCAATAAGTCTGTTTGCAACCTCGTTTAACCACCAGAAACTTACACACGAACTCCAAGCAATCTTTTCTCCATGATGACACTCTCCATAATTTCAAGAACCACTCTTTGTTAAGATCGTCTCTTGGGAATTTGCGTTTCCTATATCACGACGGTTCAGTAGTTGCAATCTTAATAAGCTCTTTCAACCTGATATAATATCACCATTAAAAGCTTGGCTGatagggttttctttttccttttcctttttgcgTTAGGGTTTTCAGAGTTTGAATTAGCaagaaaaattagattttcaGGATTTGAATTCCTACATTACAAAGCAAATAGGAGATTTTATACAGTATCAACTTTTGTATTGTGTAGGAAGTAAGTTTTGCCACACTTGCAATCTGCCACCTATAATTGGACTGTGCGAGTATAGAACTATCATAATTGTTCTTTAAATTTTGCGAACGTACATTaatattgtgtttaatttatttatttttctttaatttatacattCATCTTGCTTTTACAGCTACTCTTTTTTGGTATAGTcagaattctttttataaatttgctCATTTAATGATATTATGTAAAAGTACTTTTGCTTCTCAAAAATTAGATCTCCAAGAAACCCAAGCTTTTGTAGATTATGGCAGGAGCACCATTATTCTGTCAAGTGGTCGTACGTAGTTTATTTCTTCAAATCTGATTGCAAAGCTATTTCAAAGGTAAGAGTAATgatctttatttcttctttccagctaattaattaagaaggGAAACTCACACCACTTATCAAGAATTCATACTAGAGTCTTGCTGAGAATCAACACCCGGTTGCATTTCAGGCTGGACTGTCAGTGTTCAAGATTATTGTGCAGGTTACAAGGCCAAGCTGGGAAATATTCCTGGCACTCAAAACTCAATCGTTGTGGAAATGCATCAAGAGTTTTTACCCTTCCTAGTTCCAAGCATATTGACTCCCCAATCTTTTTCGCCAATTCGTCTTGTTTAAATGAAAGGTTAATAGTATTTCCAAACAAGGTTTATCCACTAAATTGCTTTATTAACCCATCAACAAACTATAGTATATCTTGGAGACACCTgatgatatatattttcttgcttgatgatccttGTATTATGGATTCCTCGTTCTTCATACAACAGATTAGAGCATCACTAAATTAAAGCTCATTAATTGGTAAATGATTATAGTGATTGTTCTATTGCAGcttgtttttataaatttatttaaatatttatatatatcctGTTGGATCTGTATTTGAGAAGCTTCACAACTGCTAGTGCTTGAACCATTTATATCAAATGGGCTTCGCTTGACAGTTGGAGAACcagtaattaatattttatcgtTCTGGAAGTCATGGCCTTGATAGTTTGAATAGATAGTTTACTAATAACTTTAGGAACTATTTCAGGATGACCTTAGTTAACATAAAATTACTAAAGGGAGCAACATTACGACAGtagaaaaatcaagaaaaaagaaattatcaagcAGGACACTGACAAGGTGGAAAAGGAACAGCAGCAAGCAGTCCATCTGTGCATGGTTTCTGCACCTCGTTTATGTCATACTGATTAACCCCTGATTGTACCAGTACCTCCACCAAATCCGCTGCCAACACCTCCtcctccacctccacctccaccaaCACCGCCTCCAAAACCTCCTCCAATTCCTCCACCTATACCACCACCACCTCCAAATCCACCGCCACCACCAAAACCTCCGCCTGCTCCATTGCCAATACCACCTCCAAATCCTCCGCCTGCACCACCTCCAAATCCTCCGCCTGCACCACCTCCAAATCCCCCACCAGCACCACCACCGCTACCAattcctcctcctccaccagCACCTCCACCTACACCACCACCAGTACCTATTCCTCCTCCTCCCCCTCCACCTGCGCCACCACCAATTCCACCACCTACTCCTTTCCCAATACCTCCTCCAAGTCCAGCAGCACCTCCACCAACACCACCACCGCTACCTATTCCACCTCCAACTCCACTACCACCTCCTTTGCCAATGCCGCCTCCACCACCAATACCACCACCCCCTCCAAATCCTCCACTGCCTCCATGgtgatattttttatcttttttcttgtgGTGCTTGCCACCTTCTCCTCCACCAGCCCCACCACCAATACTACCTCCCCCACCAATGCCACCACCAACACCTCCACCTTTTCCAATACAATCAGGCTTTTTTCCAAGACCAATGCCAGGGCTACTGGTACCAAAACTGAAACCAACTCCCTTCCCAAAACTAAAAGAATGGCCAAAGCTCAATCCTTTGCCACCAGAAGAACCTCCcgcaccaccaccaccaaccCACCCTGGATTACCACCATCAAAGAACCACTCAGGTTTCTTTACTTCCCCACTTTTTTTCTCCTCTAGCTTCCTACTCTCTATAGAGTCATTGAGCACCAGCAATGCAACCAACAGAATTTCCCGCGTAAACTTGAGAGACCCCATTACCACTAGATTACGCTGTAACATGTATTATTCTCCAGCATGGCTCTTTAATATATAGAAATGTTTACACGGccattatttaatatgagttCAACAACTACTCATTTTCACGAAAGATGGATTTATATACATGGTTGGAAGTTGAGAGAGTTGTACTGCCTCCCCGATATCTTTACAACAGTAGTCCAGCTCGATAGCACACCCATTTACGTGATTGGACCATTTTGCATTCATGGCCACCGGTTTTGCCCAATTTCTCTTTctcacttttttctttattcttcaaGCAGTAATTAAGCGTTTGTGTTGTTTATTATTGTTATCCTTTATTGAGAACTGATATCATTTAATAGCACACATTCTCCATGCATAAAAGTGTTAGCTCTGCCTCTCCCTCAAATTGCATGCGATAAAGTTTAATTGGCAGTTGAAACGGGGTTGAATATTTATAAcactaaataattttaatattccaGTTTGAGTTGCTTGGAGGTCTATGCGCCCCAGTTGGAGTGCTTCGTCCTTACAGTTCCAGTGCCAGTTAGAGAAAAAAAGCCCATCCCTTCCTAAGAAGCTAACGAACTAAGGATCTCCAGATCTGACTAAAAAAGCTAGTAAGCTAAAGCTTTCCTCGCTCTTCATTCGAGACTTTCATTTCAGTTTCTTTACACAAAAGCAAGTGAGTTAGCTTGTGAGAAATCAAGCTTTCAAGCAATCCCCTTATGATTATGAGCTTATGAGAAGCACCCACCCTGCTGTAGAGTAGTCTCCGTATGAGTCATTGCAGGAGTATTTGCAACAAGCTTGTTTTAAGTAAGCATGCTAAGATAAAATAGAGGTCTTTTCCTTTGGGCTAACGATAAGATTTTAGATTCAACGATTGAGCTAATTCCTTCCCTGGGAGGGATCTATACAGATTTCTTTACTCAGCCAGATCTaatgataatttttcatattctttacctggatataatataattatagtcAATATAACTAGAGCAAGGTCTAGGTCACGAGTTAGGGCAGACTAGGgtaatataattttcaatgCATCTAGTAGAATAGCCTCTATTAGTCTTTACCTCAGGGAAAGCAAGCCTCTTGTTTTCATTTCTACCCTTGGCTTAATAGGAATCCTCATTTGAATAGGGAGCTATCGAGCTAAGGGAGGGTAAGGGCTAACATGCTAAGACAAAATAGTTTGTTATATTATCTCGGACACCGTCTTTTGACGTTACTTTctgaatgagaaaataagacAAAATAGCCAAGGAGAAAATTGGCGACAGCAAATGATCCTGTTAAAATATGAGAATGACAATTGGCGACAAAGATGATTTAATTTTGCCAAAATTCACTCAGTTCCTGTAAAATTTTTGGCGACAAGAGATGCTCATTATATAGGCGGCAATTTAAAACTTATCGTACTATCATATTGctataaaataaaggaaacaCTTACGAATTTTTGGAGTCTTGGAAATTCTAAATTGGCGacaatatttttgttttaaagtAATTGGCCCGCATAAACATTCCGAGTTTGTCTCTAAATATCTGCGACAAAATTTATTTCGTCCCTATAAGGCGACTACATATAGGACGCCCCAAAACATTATGTAAAtggattttgaaatatatggTTTTATATATagtgttattaaaattttattttaattttagttataatttaattacatgatctataaaaattactatattgtagttttctttcttagttAGTCTTTTTTTATTGGCTATTTTAATCACATATTAACTTTTCATTAACAAAGTAgctaaattgaaatataattaagaactaaataaaaaattttattcacCTCAATACTAGTTGGATATTTTCTTGCATCGGGAGCCAAATAGTCATGGACTATGCAATATGAGGTAGTCATCTTTTACATCAGCCATAAAGGCGAAAAATCACCTAGTGTGGAAGAGATGATTCAAACTAGTGTGGAAGAGATGATTCAAACTCGAAATCTTTCACTTCCAAAAGTAAACCTTCTTACCACTTAAACTAGGTCTCAAGTATtgaatatatttcttttaactatttgactactctaaaaagaaaattttataaatatttaatctaaGATGGAAAATTTCTAATTTGAGGCAGGACACACTTGTGTTTCTGTTACAAGTACCACACTATAATAGTCATGGAAGCAAACCAATTTCGCTTATAGCCAATGATTTTGTTTATAGATGAACTTTTCCTACCTATAATAAGCAAATTCAGTAACATTCGGTATCAAAGTAGATTTGTAACTATCTCAAACGGATAATTTTcagatttatatattattatatatgtagaaaaaaaaaaatatcattgtcaTCTCATCTAAACACATAATGTACATATATGCATCACATATTCAGTAGCAAGAGAAGTGAAAGTAGAACCAATCAAGTCCTGCCAACACTCTAAAAAAGGCAAAAAGGCTAATAGTATATTTggatatattttatgaaattcacTAATCAGGAAAAAGTCTGAACACTTAATAGTAAGAGTTGAAAAACTTATATATCTTTGTCGCAATATTTTGAGTAAAATTGCACGAATACCGTCtcaatctttttttatctttttatgttttttattctagtgtcttaatttctttattcaattaagtatcttaattttaagattatcgtatataaaattaagggCTTGTTGTCAATTAAAGTCGATGTGGTCGAATATAAgctaacatattttattaatattcattgaTCAAAATATCtctatattattctttttctttgatattaATTGGCTTTTAGGAAATTATGAAACAAATTgtatcatataataattttaatcaacTTAACTTAAACAAACATGATTAGTGACGGtggatatataaatttttgtaaaaaggTTAAATcatagaaaaagagaaattaaggCTCATTATATAACCCATTCCCACCTCCCACAATCTATTGGTTGCACCCATCACAATCTATTGACAATGTTTTTTAAGATTTCAaggttaaaagaaaaagaagaaggtaGTATTTTAGTCAATCTTCATTGATAAATGACGTTACAAGTGATACTTACATTCATTTAAGTTAGTGATAGTATGTGATTATTAAATTCAGACACccaatcaaaaaaataaaatatcaaaatagaaaaaactttagaaagaaatgaaatatcATTTACGCAGTCTAACCTTTCCTAAATTTTAAGGGCTACCCactgattaaaaaaaaacaaatttaataaattactagGTGGttcactatatttttattttaggtttgtaatatgttttttatttttaattttaatattctgtAAATATTAActgttaataaataattgtcaaATTGCACAATATTCTCAATGAAATATTAATGCGATAGTtcaaaaaatagtaattatcgTGTggtatattaaattttttaataatgttatgtaatttaattattatttactaaaatttatatttatatattaataaaatgataaaaaaattataaatattaaaataaaaatatattaagatataaaatagtttaatgaatttttttttttttttttaaaaagcaaGCTAACCTTCGAAAAAATAAGTCCAAGAGGCCTCAAGCGCGCACCCAGGTGTCATGTAGCCTCCTCTGCGATTGAAAGTTGAAACTCTCAAGCCACTCTTCACGCATGAAACCCTAggaattagggtttctttacCCTGCAAAATTCACTTCATTTCCTTCAAATTTCCCTAAATTTACCTCAAATTACCTCAcgtcattttaatttttgtctGGTTATTTCCCCCGAATCAAAAGGGACTCTCATTTTTAATAGTGAATTGGCGATTGATTAAGTCCTAAAAATGGACGATATCACCCATTCTATGAATCGATCTAGAAAAGTCCCTTTATACACTCACCCAGTCCACTCTCAGTACAATTACGATTACATCTTAAACGACCCCGAAgaggaagaaggagaagaagaattaGATGAAGAAAACGATCAAGAATCTGACGACAATTATAGCTCTATAAGGTATGCTAATGCccacaataattttaataacgaGTTAAATGACGACGGTTTTAATAGATACCCAAAGAGGCAAAGAAAGCTGAAAACGTTAGCTTCTGATTATGAATTAGTTCCAAGAAATAGTGGGAGATTGTAcggaaatttaaatatatccaCTGATTGGAATGATCATGAAAAATTTATGCTTTTGGAGGTTTGGGGTGATAGGTTTTTGCAATTGGGTAGGAATAGTTTAAGATCAGAGGACTGGGTTGAGGTTGCGGAGAAAGTTTCTGAATTGTCAAAAGTTAATAGAAATGAAGCTCAGTGTAAACAAATTCTGGATGTTTTGAAGCGGAAGTATAAAAAAGAGAAGGCCAAATGTGGCAGTGGTGCTAATAGTAAATGGCCGTTTTTCAGAAAAATGGATATGTTAATGAAGCAAGAATTTGGAAGTGGTGGTAGTGGTAGTGGTATTGGTGGTAATGGGTTTAGTTTAGCTTGTGGTGTTGATTCGGGAGAGTTTGTTTTTATGGATACAAATGTGTATTTGGAGCGTGCTAATGGGAATGATGAAATGAGGGATAGTCCGTGCGAATCAGAGGAGGAAGATGAAAGGGAAGGAGAGGGGTGTGGTGGACATGAAGGAGTGAAAGGGTTGAGAGTGTTAGCAGATTCAGTGCAGAAGTTTGGGGAGATATATGAGAAGATTGAGAGTAGTAAGAGAGAACAGATGTTGGAATTGGAGAGGATGAGGGTGGAGTTTCAGAAAGAGTTGGAATTACAGAAGAAGCAAATTCTGGAGAAAGCGCAGGCTGAGATTGCAAAAATAAGGGACGGTGATGATGAGGAGGAGGATGAAGGTgaggaagatgatgatgatgatgatgatgatgataagtCAGCTGAGGATGTCAGTGAATGATAGAGGTAGACAGGTAAATAGCTacttttcattattcttttatgtcttaggtttatttaattatctatttgtttggttgtttctttttattttttctttgtttaccTGAAAAACTGATGAAATGCTATGGGTTCTTGCACTTTGGTTACCTTCTAGTCCTTAAAGACTTACAACCATGCATTGAATGTTTACATAGTTTGAGCAGATTTATGTTATGAATTTAATAGTTTGACAAATTCTTATCGCCCCTGCATTGGTTAGGTGATCTATGCCTTCCCAGCTATGAGTAGAACTGTCAATTTGATGTCAACATTCATCATCACTTTTTtcactttctctttttgttcatCTATTGTCACCAATTTTtatgctctctctctctctctctctctccctgtGTTGTCCAAACAAGAGTAATACTTGAGTGTAGATTATTAATGGTGAACCTGTGGTTGCTAATTGAAATTTCAGCTTATATCATTACAAACTGGTGGATCTTAACTGACAATCCTtggttttttcattttgtgaTTACCCTTTTTCCCCTCTTCTTTTTATCCTTTTGAGGACAACTATCAGGTCTCTCGGACATTTCAAAGTTATTAAACTGGTGATTCACCTATTAGGAATATGCAAATATAGCAAGCACCTTCATAGTCATGGACGTCCTCACAAACATGATAC is a window encoding:
- the LOC8284828 gene encoding glycine-rich cell wall structural protein, which codes for MLQRNLVVMGSLKFTREILLVALLVLNDSIESRKLEEKKSGEVKKPEWFFDGGNPGWVGGGGAGGSSGGKGLSFGHSFSFGKGVGFSFGTSSPGIGLGKKPDCIGKGGGVGGGIGGGGSIGGGAGGGEGGKHHKKKDKKYHHGGSGGFGGGGGIGGGGGIGKGGGSGVGGGIGSGGGVGGGAAGLGGGIGKGVGGGIGGGAGGGGGGGIGTGGGVGGGAGGGGGIGSGGGAGGGFGGGAGGGFGGGAGGGFGGGIGNGAGGGFGGGGGFGGGGGIGGGIGGGFGGGVGGGGGGGGGVGSGFGGGTGTIRG
- the LOC8284827 gene encoding trihelix transcription factor ASIL2; the protein is MDDITHSMNRSRKVPLYTHPVHSQYNYDYILNDPEEEEGEEELDEENDQESDDNYSSIRYANAHNNFNNELNDDGFNRYPKRQRKLKTLASDYELVPRNSGRLYGNLNISTDWNDHEKFMLLEVWGDRFLQLGRNSLRSEDWVEVAEKVSELSKVNRNEAQCKQILDVLKRKYKKEKAKCGSGANSKWPFFRKMDMLMKQEFGSGGSGSGIGGNGFSLACGVDSGEFVFMDTNVYLERANGNDEMRDSPCESEEEDEREGEGCGGHEGVKGLRVLADSVQKFGEIYEKIESSKREQMLELERMRVEFQKELELQKKQILEKAQAEIAKIRDGDDEEEDEGEEDDDDDDDDDKSAEDVSE